One Streptacidiphilus rugosus AM-16 genomic window carries:
- a CDS encoding DUF4097 family beta strand repeat-containing protein, with protein sequence MQKFPATAPVTAVLGIPSGRVHLIAADRTDITVEVRPADPSRSRDVKAAEQVSVAHTDGVLRISTAEPKNQLFGPSGSVQVTVQLPAGSHVQTKADACELRVVGRLGDLVFEGAYQHIKVDEAASLRLTAVDGNVEIGRITGPAQITTHRGDITVAEAHRGTVDLRTQDGHVTVAAAPGVSASLNAGTGHGRVSNALKNDGATGLTIRATTHRGDITAHSL encoded by the coding sequence ATGCAGAAGTTCCCCGCCACCGCCCCGGTCACCGCCGTCCTGGGCATCCCCTCCGGACGCGTCCACCTGATCGCCGCCGACCGCACCGACATCACCGTGGAGGTCCGCCCCGCCGACCCGTCCCGCAGCCGGGACGTGAAGGCCGCCGAGCAGGTCTCGGTCGCCCACACCGACGGCGTGCTGCGGATCAGCACCGCCGAGCCGAAGAACCAGCTGTTCGGCCCGTCCGGGTCGGTCCAGGTCACCGTGCAGCTGCCCGCCGGCTCCCACGTCCAGACCAAGGCCGACGCCTGTGAACTGCGCGTCGTCGGACGCCTGGGCGACCTGGTCTTCGAGGGCGCCTACCAGCACATCAAGGTCGACGAGGCCGCGAGCCTGCGCCTGACCGCCGTCGACGGGAACGTGGAGATCGGCCGGATCACCGGCCCGGCCCAGATCACCACCCACCGCGGCGACATCACCGTCGCCGAGGCCCACCGCGGCACCGTCGACCTGCGCACCCAGGACGGCCACGTCACCGTCGCCGCCGCCCCCGGCGTCTCCGCCTCCCTGAACGCCGGCACCGGCCACGGCCGTGTCAGCAACGCCCTGAAGAACGACGGCGCCACCGGGCTCACCATCCGCGCCACCACCCACCGCGGCGACATCACCGCCCACAGCCTGTGA
- a CDS encoding MarR family transcriptional regulator → MPGGRLTAQERQQIASGLADDLPYAEIARRLDRPTSTVTREVERNGGPTAYRADLAHRATEHRARRRKQAAPRGPGPAGRGRDDVALREYEESFTTLLMGQGLPRMTARVLTRLMTADTGVTAAELATGLDISAASVSKAITFLEAQGLTRRERDERRRERYFVDEDVWYQSTIAAAHGIAQVATTARQGIPVLGPDTPAATRLENIARFSDFISETMLHAAEQVRAILHTKPPTTH, encoded by the coding sequence GTGCCGGGAGGCCGACTCACCGCACAGGAACGCCAGCAGATCGCCTCAGGGCTGGCCGACGACCTCCCCTACGCCGAAATCGCCCGCCGCCTGGACCGCCCCACCTCCACCGTCACCCGCGAGGTCGAACGCAACGGCGGCCCCACCGCCTACCGCGCCGACCTCGCCCACCGCGCCACCGAACACCGCGCCCGCCGCCGCAAGCAGGCCGCACCCCGCGGCCCGGGCCCGGCGGGGCGCGGACGCGACGACGTCGCGCTGCGGGAGTACGAGGAGAGCTTCACCACCCTGCTGATGGGCCAGGGCCTGCCCCGGATGACCGCCCGGGTCCTGACCCGCCTGATGACCGCCGACACCGGCGTCACCGCCGCCGAACTGGCCACCGGCCTCGACATCAGCGCGGCGTCCGTCTCCAAGGCCATCACCTTCCTGGAGGCACAGGGCCTGACCCGCCGCGAACGCGACGAACGCCGCCGCGAGCGCTACTTCGTCGACGAGGACGTCTGGTACCAATCCACCATCGCCGCCGCACACGGCATCGCCCAGGTCGCCACCACCGCCCGCCAAGGCATCCCCGTCCTGGGACCCGACACCCCCGCCGCCACCCGCCTGGAAAACATCGCCCGCTTCAGCGACTTCATCAGCGAAACCATGCTCCACGCCGCCGAACAGGTCCGCGCCATCCTCCACACCAAACCCCCCACCACCCACTGA
- a CDS encoding transposase, with translation MATTDATVPDTVMTEPIHQALASRDLTPGEHYVDSGYPSVALVASSLKDFGTVLVSPLLGDCSPQGRSSAGYDRTAFAVDFEQQHAICPQGHASSSWSPCTQRGNDAVVIKFAKTTCAPCPTRDRCTTSKAGYRQLTVLPRQLHELQQAGRLAQATRDWRHKYRLRAGVEGTVHQAVAVTGTRRARYRGLARTHLEHVYSAVALNLIRLHAWWNGHSLDRTRTSHLARLELALAA, from the coding sequence GTGGCCACCACCGACGCGACTGTGCCGGACACGGTGATGACCGAGCCGATCCACCAGGCCCTCGCCAGCCGGGATCTGACACCGGGAGAGCACTACGTCGACTCCGGCTACCCGTCCGTGGCGCTCGTCGCCTCCTCCCTCAAGGATTTCGGAACCGTGCTGGTCAGCCCGCTATTGGGCGACTGCTCACCCCAGGGCCGGTCCAGCGCCGGCTACGACCGGACCGCGTTCGCCGTCGACTTCGAACAGCAGCACGCGATCTGCCCGCAGGGCCACGCCAGCTCCTCCTGGAGCCCCTGCACCCAGCGCGGCAACGACGCCGTGGTCATCAAGTTCGCCAAAACCACCTGTGCACCCTGCCCGACACGCGACCGGTGCACCACCTCGAAAGCCGGATACCGGCAGCTCACGGTCCTGCCCCGCCAGCTCCACGAACTCCAGCAAGCCGGCCGTCTCGCCCAGGCCACCCGCGACTGGCGGCACAAGTACCGGCTACGCGCCGGCGTCGAAGGCACCGTCCACCAGGCCGTCGCGGTCACCGGCACCCGCCGTGCCCGCTACCGAGGCCTGGCCAGAACCCACCTCGAACACGTCTACAGCGCCGTCGCCCTCAACCTGATCCGGCTCCACGCCTGGTGGAACGGCCACTCCCTGGACCGAACCAGAACCAGCCACCTCGCCCGCCTCGAACTCGCCCTGGCAGCCTGA
- a CDS encoding IS1380 family transposase, translating to MHTTRSRPKLVVSADGNGVVSHAGSRLLADLADATTLTGAFSEALHRLRPRGTGHDPGRVAVDLAVMLADGGEAIADLAVLRDQADVFGPVASTPTAWRVLAGIDETALNTLRAAGATAREVAWLQVDETGRPIPGSQAGGRELPGLVLDIDATLVTCHSEKEQAAATYKRGFGYHPLLCFLDNTGEALAGILRPGNAGANTAADHITVLDQALAQIPDAHRHGTEILVRADSAGGAKAFLNHLRDLRKRGIRTTFSVGHAVTEPVRKAIRVLPDQVWHPALEQDGTLRAGAEVAELTGLVDLTGYPDGTRLIVRRERPHPGAQLSLFDQDEGMRHQVFLTDTPAAGGSIQYLEVRHRAHARVEDHIRCGKTTGFGRFPSRHFAINQAWLELSLTAIDLLAWTRILLLEGELATAQPKKLRYRVLHAAARITRGGRRLRLRIAATWPWRHELTTAFNRLVALPRPAT from the coding sequence GTGCACACTACCCGGTCTCGCCCCAAGCTCGTCGTCAGCGCCGACGGGAACGGGGTGGTCAGCCACGCCGGCTCGCGTCTGCTCGCGGATCTTGCCGACGCCACCACGCTGACCGGCGCCTTCAGCGAGGCCCTGCACCGGCTGCGACCGCGCGGGACCGGACACGACCCCGGCCGCGTCGCGGTGGACCTCGCGGTCATGCTCGCCGACGGCGGCGAAGCGATCGCCGACCTGGCCGTGCTGCGCGACCAGGCCGACGTGTTCGGCCCCGTCGCGTCCACCCCGACCGCCTGGCGCGTGCTGGCCGGCATCGACGAAACAGCCCTGAACACGCTGCGGGCAGCCGGGGCCACCGCCCGCGAGGTCGCCTGGCTGCAGGTCGACGAGACCGGACGCCCCATACCCGGCTCACAAGCGGGAGGGCGTGAACTGCCGGGTCTGGTCCTGGACATCGACGCGACCCTGGTCACCTGCCACTCCGAGAAGGAACAGGCCGCCGCCACCTACAAACGCGGCTTCGGCTACCACCCGCTGCTGTGCTTCCTCGACAACACCGGCGAGGCCCTCGCCGGCATCCTGCGGCCGGGCAACGCCGGAGCGAACACCGCGGCCGACCACATCACCGTCCTGGACCAGGCCCTCGCACAGATCCCCGACGCCCACCGCCACGGCACCGAGATCCTCGTCCGCGCCGACAGCGCCGGCGGCGCGAAGGCCTTCCTCAACCACCTCCGCGACCTGCGAAAGCGCGGGATCCGCACCACCTTCTCCGTCGGGCACGCCGTCACCGAACCGGTCCGCAAGGCCATCCGGGTCCTGCCCGACCAGGTCTGGCACCCCGCCCTCGAACAGGACGGCACCCTGCGCGCGGGTGCCGAGGTCGCCGAGCTGACCGGATTGGTCGACCTCACCGGATACCCGGACGGCACCCGCCTCATCGTCCGCCGCGAGCGCCCCCATCCCGGAGCCCAGCTGTCCCTGTTCGACCAGGACGAAGGCATGCGTCACCAGGTCTTCCTCACCGACACGCCCGCCGCCGGCGGCTCCATCCAGTACCTGGAGGTCCGACACCGAGCCCACGCGCGGGTCGAGGACCACATCCGCTGCGGCAAGACCACCGGCTTCGGCCGCTTCCCCTCCCGCCACTTCGCGATCAACCAGGCCTGGCTGGAGCTGTCCCTGACCGCGATCGACCTGCTCGCCTGGACCAGAATCCTGCTGCTGGAGGGCGAGTTGGCCACCGCCCAGCCCAAGAAACTGCGCTACCGCGTGCTACACGCAGCCGCTCGGATCACCCGCGGAGGCCGTCGCCTGCGTCTGCGGATCGCCGCCACCTGGCCCTGGCGCCACGAACTGACCACCGCGTTCAACCGCCTCGTCGCCCTGCCCCGACCGGCCACCTGA